From the genome of Candidatus Hydrogenedens sp., one region includes:
- a CDS encoding Rne/Rng family ribonuclease → MKELVINVEPLETRIALLENQKLVELMIERAEAPSLVGNIYKGRVDSIIPGMQAAFIDIGIGKNGFLYVSDILVDFEDIIVDEGMVPRPLHRKTEKGPPRIQDIIHTNQQIMVQVVKDQIGNKGARLTTFITIPGRYIILFPTIQSSGISRKIESEKERERLRKIIPQIKPPGMGIVLRTAAENRSREDLENDVGYLLRVWREVQEKFHRQKGPGILREDLNPILRVVRDRFTKDVHRLTIDNQPQYEKIINFLDILEPQLKKRVRLYKLKTPLFEKMNIEKEIEKILQRNVQLKSGGYITIDLTEALVAIDVNTGSFTGKKELEETILQTNLEAAEEIARQVRLRDLNGIIVIDFIDMLYEQNRKKLLNHFTELLKRDRAKITISEISELGMIEMTRQRLKQNVIKILTQPCPYCYGRGHIKSVTTMLLDILRRLKSLFVVNKEKKVILQTHPHIAKRLREENMSILESIQKEFNRDVIIESVSDFHIGDYRILSARTRLILDNQIHHD, encoded by the coding sequence ATGAAAGAATTAGTTATCAATGTAGAGCCTTTAGAAACACGCATCGCCCTCTTAGAGAACCAGAAATTAGTGGAACTTATGATAGAACGAGCAGAAGCTCCGTCACTGGTCGGTAATATTTATAAAGGCAGGGTTGATTCTATCATTCCTGGGATGCAAGCAGCATTTATAGATATTGGTATTGGGAAGAACGGTTTCTTATATGTATCGGATATTCTGGTAGATTTTGAGGATATTATTGTTGATGAGGGAATGGTTCCACGCCCCCTACACCGTAAAACAGAAAAGGGTCCTCCCAGAATACAAGATATAATTCATACAAACCAACAAATAATGGTGCAAGTCGTAAAAGACCAGATAGGGAACAAAGGAGCAAGACTTACAACGTTTATTACTATCCCTGGGAGATATATTATCCTATTCCCAACTATCCAATCCAGCGGTATATCACGAAAAATAGAATCTGAGAAAGAAAGAGAACGATTACGGAAAATTATTCCACAAATAAAACCACCTGGGATGGGTATTGTCCTCAGAACTGCTGCTGAAAATAGGTCTCGTGAAGACTTAGAAAATGACGTTGGATATTTACTAAGAGTTTGGAGGGAAGTCCAGGAAAAGTTCCACAGACAAAAAGGACCTGGCATCCTCCGTGAAGACCTGAATCCTATTTTACGTGTTGTCCGAGACCGATTTACGAAAGATGTGCATCGATTAACAATAGATAATCAACCGCAATATGAAAAAATTATAAATTTCCTCGATATCCTCGAACCACAACTTAAGAAAAGGGTTCGGTTATATAAACTTAAAACACCTCTTTTCGAAAAGATGAATATTGAAAAGGAAATTGAGAAAATCCTTCAAAGAAACGTTCAACTTAAGTCAGGTGGATATATCACTATCGATTTGACAGAGGCGTTAGTAGCAATTGACGTCAATACGGGGAGTTTTACAGGGAAAAAAGAATTAGAAGAAACTATCTTACAAACCAACTTGGAAGCGGCAGAAGAAATAGCCCGTCAAGTCCGTTTACGTGACTTAAATGGTATTATTGTCATTGATTTCATTGATATGCTCTACGAGCAAAACCGCAAAAAATTATTAAATCATTTTACAGAACTGCTAAAAAGAGATAGGGCAAAAATCACAATATCTGAAATCAGTGAGTTGGGAATGATTGAGATGACCCGCCAAAGGTTGAAACAGAATGTTATAAAAATATTAACACAGCCGTGTCCATATTGCTATGGAAGAGGACATATAAAATCAGTAACAACGATGTTATTAGATATCCTTCGGCGACTTAAAAGTTTATTTGTAGTGAATAAAGAAAAGAAAGTTATCTTACAGACGCACCCCCATATTGCTAAACGACT
- the rodA gene encoding rod shape-determining protein RodA: protein MSTLEKYLTPTQQIDFDIEDSSIRIIDWRRLKKFDVISFLLIFALVVIGWINMYSACQSEDYTNFRNHVMIFFITIPILLFILIFDFHIIIALSPILYILSILLLLSVLFFGVQAKGSERWIPIGSFRFQPSEINKIIIVLTLTWYFGKLGERIKKLHWYILTFIISGIPIFLILLQPNLGTAMSLVPITMIMLWVAGCRLWHWLATVIAGLVVILFLFLEVNSLTIEQIQAGEHPKYLPLKPHQLTRIYTFFHPEADIRGSGWQTYQSRITIGSGGIYGKGFRQGTQTRLKYLPEHHTDFIFSLFAEEHGFYKSSLLIILYGLLLLRFVQLAFYANELKGKLLVTGVATIFLFHIFVNIAITMGVLPVTGLPLPFLSYGRSFYLTCIVGVGLIYSVPREKSFLFAG, encoded by the coding sequence AACCCCAACACAACAAATAGATTTTGACATTGAGGACAGTAGTATTCGAATCATTGATTGGCGTAGACTGAAAAAGTTTGATGTCATATCATTTCTACTCATATTTGCGTTGGTTGTTATTGGCTGGATAAATATGTATAGTGCATGTCAAAGTGAGGACTATACAAACTTTAGAAACCATGTGATGATATTTTTTATAACCATTCCTATCCTGCTTTTCATTTTAATTTTTGATTTCCACATCATTATAGCCTTATCGCCCATTTTATATATTCTTTCCATTTTGCTCCTTTTATCTGTGCTATTCTTTGGTGTGCAAGCAAAAGGGAGCGAACGATGGATACCTATTGGCTCATTTAGGTTCCAACCTTCTGAAATTAATAAGATTATTATCGTGCTAACACTTACATGGTACTTCGGAAAACTTGGAGAACGTATTAAAAAACTGCACTGGTATATCTTAACTTTTATAATTTCAGGCATCCCCATCTTTCTCATTCTTCTACAACCTAATTTAGGAACTGCCATGTCTCTTGTCCCTATCACTATGATAATGCTGTGGGTGGCTGGTTGTCGGCTGTGGCATTGGCTCGCTACGGTTATCGCAGGGTTAGTAGTAATACTCTTCTTATTTTTAGAAGTTAATAGCCTTACAATCGAACAAATACAAGCAGGTGAACATCCTAAATATCTACCTTTGAAACCACACCAACTTACCCGAATTTATACCTTCTTTCATCCAGAGGCAGATATTAGAGGTAGTGGCTGGCAAACCTATCAAAGTAGAATTACCATTGGTAGTGGTGGTATCTACGGAAAAGGCTTTCGACAAGGAACCCAAACCCGACTAAAATATCTTCCTGAACATCACACTGACTTCATTTTTTCTCTATTTGCGGAAGAGCATGGCTTCTATAAATCTTCATTACTTATTATCCTTTATGGCTTACTTCTACTCCGTTTTGTGCAATTAGCATTTTATGCAAATGAGTTAAAAGGGAAATTACTTGTTACTGGAGTTGCTACTATATTTCTATTTCACATATTTGTTAACATCGCAATCACAATGGGGGTACTGCCTGTTACAGGGTTACCACTCCCATTTTTAAGTTACGGTCGTTCCTTTTATTTAACTTGTATTGTCGGGGTTGGATTAATATATAGTGTTCCCAGAGAAAAATCATTTCTATTTGCGGGATAA